In Pseudomonadota bacterium, a single window of DNA contains:
- a CDS encoding DEAD/DEAH box helicase yields MKNNDKQNSIEEYLAALKSSPRFGPQVRHHEMIAGHDAMHADLEKPLPDELAQALSVIGVDRLYTHQVKAIDLVRRGENVIVASPTASGKSLIYNLPVFESIVTGRKTRALYLFPLKALAQDQLRVINDLAAGLPPEMRPFAAICDGDTSSYHRKKLRENPPHILITNPDMLHLSLLGYHGSWASFWPELTHIIIDEVHTYRGVFGSHMAWVMRRLRRICAIYGSNPQFILSSATVGNPGELAGDLVDLPFAAAITETGAPNGTRHFVFVDPHESAGYVASQFLEAAMKRGLRTIVYTQSRKIAELVSMWTRDRLGDEKDILSAYRAGFLPEERREIEAGLAQGSLLGVVSTSALELGIDIGSLDICILVGYPGTIMSTWQRSGRVGRRQTDSLVILVAQEDALDQHFIRNPADFFARSVEAAVINPQNRQIIRKHLLCAAAENPIKIDDPLVQGVAGEVAAEMEHDGEFLVGESGGIWFTGRKYPHRDLDLRGSGNSFAIRVAGEEQLLGEIDGVRCLKECYPGAIYLHRGKTWLVTELDIPGKRVGVVRRNVNYFTRVLGHKHTEILKTYSKTNLGSFSVSFGYLRVTDTVTGFQRRLVSGQKIIATETLDLPPFVFETEGLWIEIPADLKDRLEKDMVHFMGGIHALEHGAIGIFPLLVLCDRNDVGGIAQPFHPQTSGAAVFIYDGYPGGIGLSRQAFLKIEALLQSTLETIENCPCEVGCPSCVHSPKCGSGNRPIDKNAALRILHGLLDGRKQSETTIEVIDQERRGQSIQSVAEELEKEIKPPKRYGVFDVETRLSAEEVGGWHRAERMGISVAVVYDAGEDEYFTYLEHEIPAMVSHLMKLDLVIGFNNKKFDNKVLSSYTPYDLYALPTMDILEKVYGQLGYRLSLDHLAEHTLNVKKSANGLMALQWYKEGKMDEIIRYCKKDVEITRDLYLYGLKHKYLLFSNKAKAIVRCPVDFAAV; encoded by the coding sequence ATGAAAAACAACGATAAACAAAATTCCATTGAAGAATATCTTGCGGCGCTCAAGAGTTCTCCGAGGTTCGGTCCTCAGGTCCGACACCATGAAATGATTGCCGGACATGATGCAATGCATGCCGATCTTGAAAAACCTCTCCCTGATGAACTGGCTCAGGCCTTGTCCGTCATCGGTGTTGACCGGCTCTACACTCATCAGGTCAAGGCAATTGATCTGGTGCGGCGCGGCGAGAATGTTATTGTCGCAAGTCCCACGGCAAGCGGTAAAAGTCTGATTTATAATCTGCCGGTTTTTGAAAGCATAGTAACCGGCAGAAAGACCCGGGCTTTGTATCTTTTTCCGCTCAAGGCACTGGCCCAGGACCAGCTTCGGGTAATAAACGATCTCGCGGCAGGACTCCCGCCCGAAATGCGGCCTTTTGCGGCGATATGCGACGGGGACACTTCAAGCTATCATCGAAAAAAACTGCGAGAGAATCCACCGCACATTCTGATTACCAATCCGGATATGCTGCACCTTTCCTTGCTGGGTTATCATGGCAGCTGGGCGTCATTCTGGCCCGAACTCACCCATATTATAATTGATGAGGTGCACACCTATCGCGGGGTGTTCGGCAGCCATATGGCCTGGGTGATGCGCCGTCTCAGAAGAATTTGCGCGATCTACGGCTCCAATCCGCAGTTTATACTGTCTTCGGCAACCGTTGGAAATCCGGGTGAATTGGCTGGCGATCTTGTTGATCTGCCGTTTGCTGCGGCAATTACCGAAACCGGCGCTCCCAATGGAACCAGGCATTTTGTTTTTGTCGATCCCCATGAAAGCGCAGGCTATGTGGCCAGCCAGTTTCTCGAAGCTGCAATGAAACGGGGCTTGAGAACCATTGTCTATACCCAGTCACGAAAAATCGCTGAACTGGTCTCCATGTGGACCCGTGACCGTCTTGGCGATGAAAAGGATATCCTGTCCGCCTATCGGGCGGGATTCCTGCCGGAGGAACGCCGGGAGATTGAAGCGGGACTGGCACAGGGTTCGCTTCTCGGGGTGGTTTCCACCAGTGCCCTGGAGCTTGGCATCGATATCGGCAGCCTGGATATCTGTATTCTTGTGGGTTACCCCGGAACGATCATGTCCACCTGGCAGCGAAGCGGCAGAGTAGGGCGGCGGCAGACCGATTCGCTGGTGATTCTTGTTGCCCAGGAGGATGCCCTTGATCAGCATTTCATCAGGAACCCTGCGGATTTTTTCGCACGCTCGGTTGAGGCCGCAGTGATCAATCCGCAGAACCGTCAGATAATCAGAAAACACCTCCTCTGTGCGGCTGCGGAAAACCCCATCAAGATCGATGATCCTCTAGTGCAGGGTGTGGCCGGCGAGGTCGCCGCTGAGATGGAACATGATGGGGAGTTTCTCGTTGGTGAATCAGGGGGCATCTGGTTTACCGGGCGCAAATATCCGCACCGGGACTTGGACTTGCGTGGCAGTGGTAATTCCTTTGCAATCAGGGTTGCAGGAGAAGAACAACTTCTCGGTGAAATCGACGGCGTGCGCTGCCTCAAGGAATGCTATCCTGGTGCCATCTATCTGCATCGCGGTAAAACCTGGCTGGTCACCGAGCTCGATATCCCGGGCAAAAGGGTGGGGGTGGTCCGGAGGAACGTCAATTATTTCACCAGGGTTTTAGGACATAAGCACACCGAAATTCTTAAAACATACAGTAAAACAAATCTGGGATCTTTCAGTGTATCTTTCGGATATCTGCGGGTCACCGATACGGTGACCGGTTTCCAGCGGCGCCTGGTAAGCGGCCAGAAGATCATTGCCACCGAGACCCTGGATCTGCCGCCCTTTGTTTTTGAGACCGAAGGATTGTGGATCGAGATACCGGCGGATCTCAAAGACAGGCTTGAAAAAGACATGGTGCATTTCATGGGGGGCATTCATGCCCTTGAACATGGGGCAATCGGCATTTTCCCGTTGCTGGTCTTATGCGACCGCAATGATGTGGGCGGCATTGCCCAGCCTTTTCATCCCCAGACTTCCGGGGCTGCGGTGTTTATTTATGATGGGTATCCCGGTGGTATCGGTCTGAGCAGACAGGCCTTTTTGAAGATCGAGGCGTTGCTGCAATCGACCCTTGAGACTATTGAAAACTGTCCCTGTGAGGTCGGGTGTCCTTCCTGCGTACACTCGCCGAAATGCGGCTCCGGCAATCGCCCCATTGATAAGAATGCGGCCCTGCGGATTCTCCATGGTCTCCTGGATGGCCGTAAGCAAAGTGAGACGACCATAGAAGTCATTGATCAGGAACGTCGAGGTCAGTCGATTCAGTCTGTAGCCGAGGAACTTGAAAAAGAAATCAAACCACCGAAACGATACGGCGTCTTTGACGTAGAAACCAGGTTGTCCGCAGAAGAAGTCGGCGGCTGGCACCGGGCTGAGAGGATGGGGATAAGTGTCGCGGTGGTTTATGATGCCGGGGAGGATGAGTATTTCACTTATCTCGAGCACGAGATCCCGGCAATGGTTTCACATCTCATGAAGCTTGATCTGGTAATCGGCTTTAATAATAAAAAATTCGATAACAAAGTATTGTCTTCCTATACGCCCTATGATCTGTATGCCCTGCCTACCATGGATATCCTTGAAAAGGTTTATGGCCAGCTTGGCTACCGCTTAAGCCTTGATCATCTTGCCGAGCATACCCTGAATGTGAAAAAGAGCGCCAACGGTTTAATGGCGCTTCAATGGTATAAGGAAGGGAAGATGGATGAAATTATCAGGTATTGTAAAAAGGATGTGGAAATCACCAGAGACCTGTACCTCTACGGTCTCAAACATAAATATCTGCTCTTTTCAAACAAGGCCAAAGCCATAGTGCGATGCCCGGTGGATTTTGCGGCAGTTTAG